From a region of the Fimbriiglobus ruber genome:
- a CDS encoding ABC transporter ATP-binding protein: MAKIELNDVSLTFTIRQQRKVPLKEYLVKGLFRESRNPRIPIHALNHLNLTAHDGDRIGVVGHNGAGKSTLLKLLAGVYPPTKGTRVVEGRICSLFDIALGFEMDANGWENIRYRGYLLGETPKSLEKKIDGIAAFSELGAFLDVPVRYYSSGMLVRLAFSISTAVSPEVLLVDEVLGAGDLAFQVKARERMRELMAAARLMVLVTHDIGTLEQICNRAIWLQHGALMADGEPREVVAKYKRSVGPSGAAHPVGGDLSDTDEDEPAARATTEIRAAA; this comes from the coding sequence ATGGCCAAGATCGAACTCAACGACGTGAGCCTGACGTTCACCATCCGCCAGCAGCGAAAGGTGCCGCTCAAGGAATATCTGGTCAAGGGACTGTTCCGCGAATCGCGGAACCCCCGAATCCCCATCCACGCGCTCAACCACCTCAACCTGACGGCTCACGACGGCGACCGGATCGGGGTGGTCGGGCACAACGGGGCCGGGAAGAGTACGCTGCTCAAACTGCTGGCCGGCGTTTACCCCCCCACCAAGGGGACGCGGGTCGTCGAGGGGCGGATCTGTTCGCTGTTCGATATCGCGCTCGGGTTCGAGATGGACGCGAACGGGTGGGAAAACATCCGGTACCGCGGCTACCTCCTCGGGGAAACGCCCAAGTCGCTCGAAAAGAAGATCGACGGAATCGCCGCGTTCTCCGAACTCGGGGCCTTCCTCGACGTCCCGGTCCGGTACTATTCCAGCGGGATGCTGGTCCGGCTCGCCTTCTCGATCTCGACGGCGGTGTCGCCCGAGGTGCTGCTCGTCGACGAAGTGCTCGGGGCCGGGGATCTCGCGTTCCAGGTCAAGGCCCGGGAGCGGATGCGGGAACTCATGGCGGCCGCCCGCCTGATGGTACTCGTGACGCACGATATCGGCACCCTGGAGCAAATCTGCAACCGGGCGATCTGGCTCCAGCACGGCGCGCTGATGGCCGACGGCGAGCCGCGCGAGGTGGTCGCCAAGTACAAGCGGAGCGTCGGCCCGTCGGGCGCCGCGCACCCCGTCGGCGGCGACCTCAGCGACACCGACGAGGACGAACCCGCCGCCCGCGCCACGACCGAGATCCGGGCCGCGGCGTGA
- a CDS encoding glycosyltransferase family 4 protein, with amino-acid sequence MRVVVNGLAALKPKTGVGHHVANLAAALAAEFPDDTFDLYPGERVADLARRFARPPAPPSAGAPRPRPIKAWATSMAKSVARWASRVHFGAYSYSGRFDLYHEPNFIPFPSRLPTVVTVHDLSVLRFPEWHPADRVKMHTQHFIDGIQRAAHVITVSETVRNEMIDEMNLPPSRVTTVYNGVSRAFRPLPESDVAAVKAGLGLPDRYFLCVGTIEPRKNLGTAMRAFADLPSAVRAACPLVLAGPWGWQAEAEREFFHTTGRAAGVRHVGYVADADLPAVYCGATGLVYPSHYEGFGLPLVEMLACGGAVLASTAAAVREVCGPCAAFINPDDVQGWRDAMMRLATDNDYRSALSSSGGAARARSFTWERAARETVDVYKKVLQPPPRPAQSQVAVLGVTPRSSGSRNPAA; translated from the coding sequence ATGCGCGTCGTCGTCAACGGGTTGGCCGCGCTGAAGCCGAAAACCGGGGTCGGGCACCACGTCGCCAACCTGGCGGCCGCCCTGGCCGCCGAGTTCCCGGACGACACGTTCGATCTCTACCCCGGCGAACGGGTCGCGGACCTGGCCCGCCGGTTCGCCCGGCCCCCCGCCCCCCCGTCCGCCGGCGCTCCGCGCCCGCGACCGATTAAAGCATGGGCTACCTCAATGGCCAAGAGTGTGGCCAGGTGGGCGAGCCGTGTTCACTTCGGCGCCTATTCGTATTCCGGTCGATTCGACTTGTACCACGAGCCGAACTTCATCCCATTCCCGTCCCGGCTGCCGACCGTCGTCACGGTCCACGACCTGTCCGTCTTGCGGTTCCCGGAATGGCACCCGGCGGACCGGGTCAAGATGCACACCCAGCACTTCATCGACGGCATCCAACGGGCGGCGCACGTCATTACCGTGTCCGAAACCGTGCGGAACGAGATGATCGACGAGATGAACCTGCCGCCGTCCCGCGTGACTACGGTTTACAACGGCGTGAGTCGGGCGTTCCGGCCACTGCCCGAGAGCGACGTGGCGGCAGTTAAAGCCGGGCTCGGACTCCCGGATCGATACTTCCTCTGTGTCGGCACGATCGAGCCGCGGAAGAACCTCGGCACGGCGATGCGGGCGTTCGCTGATCTCCCGAGTGCTGTTCGGGCCGCGTGCCCGCTGGTGTTGGCCGGCCCGTGGGGGTGGCAGGCGGAGGCCGAGCGGGAGTTCTTTCACACGACCGGCCGCGCGGCGGGCGTCCGCCACGTTGGGTATGTCGCCGACGCCGACCTCCCGGCCGTATACTGCGGAGCCACAGGGCTGGTTTACCCGTCGCACTACGAGGGATTCGGCCTGCCGCTGGTCGAAATGCTCGCGTGCGGCGGCGCGGTCCTCGCGTCCACGGCGGCCGCCGTCCGCGAGGTGTGCGGCCCGTGCGCGGCTTTCATCAACCCCGACGACGTGCAGGGGTGGAGAGACGCGATGATGCGACTGGCCACCGACAACGATTACCGGTCCGCTCTTTCTTCAAGCGGAGGTGCTGCCCGCGCCCGTTCATTTACCTGGGAACGTGCGGCCCGGGAGACGGTCGACGTGTACAAGAAAGTGTTACAACCGCCCCCGCGGCCGGCTCAGTCTCAAGTCGCAGTTCTCGGAGTGACGCCTCGGTCTTCGGGATCACGCAACCCCGCCGCGTAG
- a CDS encoding transposase gives MRSAKKPKLCSRQIQDRAAELISPIFRPSSSRKCSAPVLLQVVLTAAANIISLFGACLRLGTISDQTARSELKSRLPKQRKPLEAKLNHALREPLPPNTRRRSRDLAIDYHEIPYHGHGPKNHVRGNKPRSGTTTFFTYATACLIHHGHRYTLAYTWVRAEDSTVEVLQRLLTEVGNSGVRIRKLLLDRGFFSVAVMQFLQERNCPFLMPVVMRGRKPRRGKKSTGWRMFRRKPAGWYRHTHRHKGEEVTVRVCVSYKSYRHHRTNKRRAKTLVFASWRVSGAPRDVRDAYRTRFGIESSYRQLGQARIRTSTRNPILRSFFVGLALLLRNLWVWFQALWFGEDRHPRVQAASKRFQFRWMLAVLAQGNNDNETLSDTRT, from the coding sequence ATGCGTTCTGCCAAGAAGCCTAAACTGTGTTCCCGGCAAATTCAAGATCGGGCTGCGGAACTGATCTCTCCGATCTTCAGACCATCGAGTTCGCGCAAATGTTCTGCGCCGGTTCTGCTCCAGGTCGTGTTGACGGCTGCGGCCAACATCATCTCGTTGTTCGGGGCCTGCCTTCGTCTGGGTACGATCTCCGATCAGACGGCGCGCAGCGAATTGAAGTCGCGTCTGCCCAAACAGCGCAAGCCGCTCGAAGCCAAGCTGAACCACGCCTTGCGCGAACCGCTGCCGCCGAACACGCGCCGCCGGTCTCGGGATCTGGCGATCGATTACCACGAAATTCCGTATCACGGACACGGTCCCAAGAATCACGTCCGGGGCAACAAGCCACGCTCGGGGACGACCACGTTTTTTACCTACGCCACCGCCTGTCTGATTCATCATGGGCACAGGTATACCCTGGCGTACACGTGGGTCCGGGCGGAAGACTCGACGGTCGAGGTTCTGCAACGACTCCTGACCGAGGTCGGGAACAGCGGCGTGAGGATTCGCAAACTGCTTCTGGATCGGGGGTTTTTCAGCGTCGCCGTGATGCAGTTTCTCCAGGAGCGCAACTGTCCCTTCCTGATGCCCGTGGTGATGCGCGGGCGGAAGCCGCGTCGCGGGAAGAAGTCCACGGGATGGCGGATGTTCCGGCGCAAGCCCGCCGGCTGGTATCGTCACACGCACCGTCACAAGGGTGAGGAGGTGACCGTGAGGGTCTGTGTGAGTTACAAGAGCTACCGCCACCACCGGACGAACAAGCGGCGGGCCAAGACGTTGGTATTCGCCAGCTGGCGTGTGTCGGGTGCACCGAGGGACGTGCGTGACGCGTATCGCACACGGTTCGGGATCGAAAGCAGCTATCGGCAACTCGGTCAGGCGCGAATCCGGACCAGTACCCGGAACCCGATCCTGCGATCGTTCTTCGTGGGTCTGGCCCTGTTGCTGCGAAACCTTTGGGTGTGGTTTCAGGCGCTCTGGTTCGGGGAGGACAGGCACCCGCGAGTGCAAGCGGCATCGAAACGATTCCAGTTCAGGTGGATGTTGGCCGTACTTGCTCAAGGAAATAACGACAACGAAACGCTTTCTGATACGCGAACATAA
- a CDS encoding sensor histidine kinase: MRIHRLRTRFVLAGCVVVAATVVSSLWSAVTFARLSSVVGETLQDNQEVIDLSAELAEALEREDDALLVALSGDRPRAERDLGAARRRGDDCYDRLASRLGEEGLAAVAAGLGERVAEYRLAGTTLVESADRVAAHEQYHRDVNPRLRRAVGACGQVREDHFRSMRSAGVRARDEAGRATRVVLGVAAAAVVLAAVVAAWLARSVVGPVRALGESLEAVRRGDYARRLPAPSADELGVLATGFNRMSEALVEYRSSSLGELVAAKTTLEATLNALPDAVIVIDPDGSIATTNPPARAVFAALGATGATRVRDLPLCDEHRGDIEAALVGKPSLPPRTEFGRALRVMADAGPRDYLLTAVPVPGFERNRTGAVVVLSDVTEFARLDHLRSELIGVASHELKTPLTALRMNLLLLGETAANLTDRQREMVVAAVGGCEELGGTIDEFLDVTRIEAGQLRLNLAVVDLHAVAGAAVRGLRPRFDDAGITLGFLPGDVPCLVRGDAVRLGVVFTNLLTNALKYSPAGGVVTVRVVSGQNAGGAGPPAPRIAVTDQGLGIPTEFRERVFEKFFRVETTADGDRNTVRGKGIGLYLCREIVRAHGGSIACESGDGGVGTRFAFTLPVT; encoded by the coding sequence ATGCGGATTCACCGCCTGCGAACGCGTTTCGTCCTCGCCGGGTGCGTGGTCGTCGCCGCTACCGTCGTCAGCAGTTTGTGGAGCGCGGTCACGTTCGCCCGGCTGAGCAGCGTCGTGGGCGAAACGCTCCAAGACAACCAGGAGGTCATCGACCTGAGCGCCGAATTGGCCGAGGCACTGGAGCGCGAGGACGACGCCCTATTGGTCGCTCTCAGCGGCGACCGCCCCCGGGCCGAACGCGACCTGGGAGCCGCGCGCCGCCGCGGGGACGATTGCTACGACCGACTGGCGAGCCGGTTAGGGGAGGAAGGGCTGGCGGCGGTCGCGGCCGGTTTGGGGGAGCGGGTGGCCGAGTACCGGCTGGCCGGGACGACACTGGTCGAGTCGGCCGACCGGGTCGCTGCACACGAACAGTACCACCGGGACGTGAACCCGCGGTTGCGGCGGGCCGTGGGAGCCTGCGGACAGGTGCGGGAGGACCACTTTCGCTCGATGCGCTCGGCGGGGGTCCGGGCGCGGGACGAGGCCGGGCGGGCGACCCGGGTCGTCCTCGGGGTGGCGGCGGCCGCGGTCGTCCTGGCCGCCGTCGTGGCCGCCTGGCTGGCTCGGTCGGTCGTGGGCCCGGTCCGGGCGCTGGGCGAGTCGCTGGAGGCGGTCCGCCGGGGCGACTACGCGCGCCGCCTGCCGGCGCCGTCGGCCGACGAACTGGGCGTCCTCGCGACCGGGTTCAACCGCATGTCCGAGGCACTTGTTGAGTACCGGAGTTCCAGCCTCGGCGAACTGGTGGCCGCGAAGACCACGCTCGAAGCTACCCTGAACGCCCTGCCGGACGCCGTGATCGTGATCGACCCGGACGGGTCGATCGCCACGACCAACCCTCCGGCCCGCGCGGTGTTCGCCGCACTGGGGGCTACCGGGGCAACCCGCGTCCGCGACCTGCCCCTGTGCGACGAACACCGGGGCGACATTGAGGCCGCCCTGGTAGGAAAACCCAGTCTTCCCCCACGCACCGAATTCGGGCGGGCGCTCAGGGTCATGGCGGACGCCGGGCCGCGCGACTATCTTCTGACGGCCGTCCCGGTTCCCGGGTTCGAGCGGAACCGGACGGGGGCGGTCGTGGTCCTGAGCGACGTCACCGAGTTCGCCCGGCTCGACCACCTCCGGTCCGAGTTGATCGGCGTCGCCTCTCACGAGTTGAAGACGCCGCTGACGGCCCTGCGAATGAACCTCCTCCTCCTTGGCGAAACCGCGGCCAACCTGACGGACCGGCAGCGGGAAATGGTGGTCGCCGCCGTCGGCGGGTGCGAGGAACTCGGCGGCACGATCGATGAGTTTCTGGACGTGACCCGAATCGAAGCCGGGCAGCTGCGGCTGAACCTCGCGGTCGTCGATCTCCACGCCGTCGCGGGCGCGGCGGTTCGCGGCCTCCGCCCGCGGTTCGACGACGCCGGAATCACCCTCGGCTTCCTACCGGGCGACGTGCCGTGTCTCGTCCGGGGGGACGCGGTTCGGTTGGGTGTCGTGTTCACCAACCTGCTGACCAACGCTCTCAAGTATTCCCCGGCCGGCGGGGTCGTGACGGTGCGGGTGGTGTCCGGGCAAAACGCCGGGGGGGCCGGTCCGCCCGCCCCGCGAATCGCCGTGACGGACCAGGGGCTCGGCATCCCGACCGAGTTCCGCGAGCGGGTGTTCGAGAAATTCTTCCGCGTCGAGACGACCGCCGACGGCGACCGCAACACGGTGCGGGGCAAGGGCATCGGGCTGTATTTGTGCCGCGAGATCGTCCGGGCACACGGCGGCTCGATCGCCTGTGAGTCGGGCGATGGCGGGGTCGGCACGCGCTTCGCTTTTACGCTTCCTGTCACGTAA
- a CDS encoding glycosyltransferase family 2 protein, giving the protein MAPLLVSVLVVNFNGERHLPACLTALERQTLPRYQYEVILVDNASADGSVDLVRKSFPWVRRVALGRNTGFAEGNNVAARFAHGRTLVLLNNDTIPDPYFLEELIRAAGENPDGMAAAKMVFAHDPTIINSTGLFLLRDGRGADRGFRQPDAGQFEAAGPVFAGCGGAVLLPAPVAGEPLFNPRYFVYYEDLDAGWRARRAGRGPDYAPRALVRHVHGAAAGDESPLFAFCVERNRALTSLRNGDPFLATSAGLVLFAKVVQAVVRALIGRGGRWPIARAVAGAAASYLWYAPAVLIERYDRGVRPPRARAGH; this is encoded by the coding sequence GTGGCCCCCCTTTTGGTCAGTGTGTTGGTCGTCAATTTCAACGGCGAGCGGCACCTCCCCGCGTGCCTGACCGCGCTCGAACGACAAACGCTCCCGCGCTACCAGTACGAAGTTATTCTCGTCGACAACGCCTCGGCGGACGGGTCGGTCGACCTCGTCCGAAAGTCGTTCCCGTGGGTGCGACGTGTCGCGCTGGGCCGCAACACGGGGTTCGCCGAGGGGAACAACGTGGCCGCGCGGTTCGCGCACGGCCGGACCCTCGTCCTGCTGAACAACGACACGATCCCGGACCCGTATTTTCTCGAAGAATTGATCCGCGCCGCCGGCGAAAATCCGGACGGCATGGCGGCCGCGAAGATGGTCTTCGCCCACGACCCGACGATCATTAACAGTACCGGATTGTTCTTGCTGCGAGACGGACGGGGGGCGGACCGCGGGTTTCGGCAACCGGACGCGGGACAGTTCGAGGCCGCCGGGCCGGTCTTCGCGGGGTGTGGCGGGGCCGTTCTTCTACCGGCCCCGGTGGCGGGCGAACCGCTCTTCAACCCCCGGTATTTCGTTTACTATGAAGATCTGGACGCCGGGTGGCGTGCCCGCCGCGCCGGCCGCGGACCGGACTACGCCCCCCGCGCACTCGTCCGACACGTTCACGGTGCCGCGGCCGGGGACGAATCGCCGCTGTTCGCGTTTTGCGTCGAACGGAACCGCGCCCTGACGAGCCTGCGCAACGGCGACCCGTTTCTCGCGACCTCGGCGGGACTCGTTTTGTTCGCCAAAGTGGTGCAGGCGGTCGTGCGGGCTTTGATCGGGCGCGGGGGGCGGTGGCCGATTGCCCGCGCCGTGGCCGGGGCCGCCGCCTCGTATTTGTGGTACGCACCGGCCGTCCTCATCGAGCGGTACGACCGGGGAGTTCGCCCTCCGCGCGCCCGGGCCGGACACTAA
- a CDS encoding CPBP family intramembrane glutamic endopeptidase, producing the protein MPYDVLTQVRDMAAAAGLVAACAAPATAAVWALVARPLGSPVFVARPRIPAAWSFFDVLFLFVLYTAFVALAVAAISATGALRHVYGPDFPAVGDVRVPDPDSAGAVGSGAGSEAIQSRARSVRQLYGMWGTTAAVPLLLLAGLGIHTLIRGEPVRWSPRNVPGNVVFGAVVWAVATPVVYAVHFAAIALVNATGGAVDEHPLALLGPGADLFDQLFFAFAVCVMTPLVEEFLFRGLLVRWAEGERYGSWVLMAGAMGLAALPGGGREQMLTATGFVAVLAVGLAAFQWSGADRRWFPLSALNTGAAVYASAAAFAAAHSGVWPSPVPLFVLGLALGVVAARTGGISGCVVAHGLFNAVSFVYLLRGGVA; encoded by the coding sequence GTGCCCTACGACGTGTTAACCCAGGTCCGAGACATGGCTGCGGCCGCCGGCCTGGTCGCGGCCTGCGCGGCCCCAGCGACGGCCGCCGTTTGGGCGCTCGTCGCGCGGCCGCTCGGCTCGCCGGTGTTTGTCGCGCGACCGCGGATTCCGGCCGCGTGGAGCTTTTTTGACGTCCTCTTTTTGTTCGTCCTGTACACGGCATTCGTCGCGCTGGCCGTGGCGGCGATCTCCGCGACGGGGGCACTGCGGCACGTTTACGGCCCCGATTTCCCGGCCGTGGGCGATGTCAGAGTGCCCGATCCCGATTCCGCGGGTGCCGTCGGCAGCGGGGCGGGTAGCGAGGCTATTCAGTCGCGGGCCCGCAGCGTGCGACAACTGTACGGGATGTGGGGGACCACGGCGGCCGTCCCGCTGCTCTTGCTCGCCGGCCTCGGCATTCACACTCTAATCCGCGGTGAGCCGGTGCGATGGTCGCCGCGGAACGTACCGGGCAACGTCGTCTTCGGCGCGGTCGTGTGGGCGGTCGCCACCCCGGTCGTGTACGCGGTCCACTTCGCGGCGATCGCCCTCGTCAACGCGACCGGCGGGGCGGTGGACGAACACCCGCTCGCGCTACTCGGCCCGGGTGCCGACTTGTTCGACCAGTTGTTCTTCGCCTTCGCCGTGTGCGTGATGACGCCGCTCGTCGAGGAATTTCTCTTCCGCGGGTTACTCGTCCGGTGGGCGGAGGGCGAGAGGTACGGGTCGTGGGTGCTGATGGCCGGGGCGATGGGGTTGGCGGCCCTCCCCGGCGGCGGCCGCGAACAAATGCTCACCGCCACCGGATTCGTGGCGGTGCTGGCGGTCGGGCTGGCGGCGTTCCAATGGTCGGGGGCGGACCGGCGGTGGTTCCCACTGTCGGCCCTCAACACTGGGGCCGCGGTTTACGCGAGCGCGGCCGCGTTCGCGGCGGCCCATTCCGGCGTGTGGCCGTCGCCGGTGCCGCTGTTCGTTCTCGGGCTCGCGCTCGGCGTCGTGGCCGCCCGGACGGGTGGCATCAGCGGATGTGTGGTCGCACACGGGCTATTTAATGCGGTCTCGTTCGTCTACCTGCTACGCGGCGGGGTTGCGTGA
- a CDS encoding sigma-54-dependent transcriptional regulator: MDAAWSVLIIDDDPGVRQSLRLCLEIDGARVLGVGTAAGAVDALDRGRFDVVFLDLWLQAESGLTLLPEILRRQPGTGVIVVTAFASYESAVEAMKLGAVDYLPKPFTPDQVRAAARRVVTANVLQRQITELRDRLDETESENTFETRSPGFTAFLQTAARAAASDAVVLLRGESGTGKTVLARWIRGHSRRPDGPFVTVHCPMLSNELMSSALFGHRKGSFTGAVADAVGKVEQAEGGTLFLDEVGDLSADAQARLLRFLNDRQYERVGEALERKSDVRLIAATNRPLEAEVAAGRFREDLLFRLNVITLVLPPLRDRRDDLLPLARHYLTFFGRRQGRAGLSFSPACEQVIADHPWPGNLRQLRNAIERAVILAPAAVLQAVDLGLAPGPAAAGGTTLGDDVSLDYVEREHIARVVARAPSFEAAARTLGIDVTTLQRKRKRFGLA, encoded by the coding sequence ATGGACGCCGCGTGGTCGGTCCTGATCATTGATGACGACCCCGGCGTCCGGCAATCGCTGCGCCTCTGCCTGGAGATCGACGGGGCGCGCGTTCTCGGTGTCGGGACGGCGGCCGGGGCCGTCGACGCCCTGGACCGCGGACGGTTCGATGTCGTCTTTCTCGACCTGTGGCTCCAGGCCGAATCCGGCTTAACCTTGCTCCCGGAGATTCTCCGCCGGCAACCCGGTACCGGGGTCATCGTCGTCACCGCCTTCGCCAGCTACGAATCGGCCGTCGAGGCGATGAAGTTGGGTGCGGTGGATTACCTCCCGAAACCGTTCACGCCGGATCAGGTGCGGGCGGCCGCCCGGCGCGTCGTGACGGCGAACGTCCTCCAGCGTCAGATCACCGAACTCCGCGACCGACTCGACGAGACCGAGAGCGAAAATACGTTCGAGACGCGGAGCCCGGGCTTTACCGCGTTCCTCCAGACGGCCGCCCGCGCGGCCGCGTCCGACGCGGTGGTCCTGCTGCGCGGGGAGAGCGGGACGGGAAAGACGGTCCTCGCCCGGTGGATTCGGGGGCACAGCCGCCGGCCGGACGGGCCGTTCGTGACCGTTCACTGCCCGATGCTGTCCAACGAGTTAATGAGCAGTGCCCTGTTCGGACACCGGAAGGGGTCGTTCACCGGGGCCGTGGCCGACGCCGTCGGCAAGGTCGAGCAGGCCGAAGGCGGCACCCTGTTCCTGGACGAAGTCGGTGACCTGTCGGCCGACGCGCAGGCACGGCTCCTGCGGTTTCTCAACGACCGCCAGTACGAACGGGTCGGGGAGGCTCTTGAGCGAAAATCTGACGTCCGGCTGATCGCCGCCACGAACCGCCCGCTGGAAGCCGAGGTCGCGGCCGGCCGGTTCCGGGAAGACCTGCTATTCCGGTTGAACGTCATCACCTTGGTCCTCCCGCCGTTGCGAGACCGCCGGGACGATTTGCTCCCTTTGGCCCGCCACTACCTCACGTTCTTCGGCCGCCGCCAGGGGCGGGCCGGCCTCTCCTTCTCGCCGGCCTGTGAGCAGGTGATCGCCGACCACCCGTGGCCCGGGAACCTGCGGCAACTGCGGAACGCGATCGAGCGGGCGGTGATTCTGGCCCCGGCGGCCGTACTCCAGGCCGTCGACCTGGGCCTCGCGCCCGGCCCGGCCGCGGCCGGCGGGACGACCCTGGGCGACGACGTCTCGTTGGATTACGTCGAGCGGGAACACATCGCGCGGGTGGTCGCCCGGGCCCCGTCGTTCGAGGCGGCCGCCCGCACCCTCGGGATCGACGTGACGACCCTCCAGCGGAAACGAAAGCGCTTCGGCCTGGCCTGA
- a CDS encoding bifunctional folylpolyglutamate synthase/dihydrofolate synthase, producing the protein MLVGSEMTYDEAIAFWYERINFEVRSAGPGDLKLERMRALLRLVGDPHERFRVVHVTGTKGKGSTCAMVATSLRAAGYRVGLFTSPHLVHVEERMRVNDTPITRDELAARMAQIAPAVRALEAGPWPPPTFFEISTALGFLHFVSRRVDFAVVEVGLGGRFDSTNVCHPLVSVITSIGFDHTAQLGSTLEAIAYQKAGIIKRRVPVVVGVTQPGPRAVIEHVADETGSRMVQLGRDFQYEYKPGPVIDGQEPRGLGAVRVSQEGRDGPTYELGLLGEHQAANAAVAVATLEELRREGVPIPDTAIARGLRDVKWPARIELVCARPVVILDSAHNVPSAEALVATLRQSVPVPGRKVVVFAVSSDKQFADILRLLGGYFDHFYLTRYGNNPRCVAPEQLVSTLQAVAPGRSASVHPTAHEAWHAARSAAGPDDLVCVTGSVFLAGELQDAVRESQPAGR; encoded by the coding sequence ATGCTTGTTGGTTCCGAGATGACTTACGACGAGGCGATTGCCTTCTGGTACGAGCGGATCAATTTCGAGGTCCGCTCGGCGGGTCCGGGGGACTTGAAGCTCGAGCGCATGCGGGCCCTGCTTCGGCTCGTCGGCGACCCGCACGAGCGGTTCCGCGTCGTCCACGTGACCGGGACCAAGGGGAAGGGCTCGACCTGTGCGATGGTCGCCACGTCGCTCCGGGCGGCCGGGTATCGGGTCGGCTTGTTCACGTCCCCGCACCTCGTCCACGTCGAGGAGCGGATGCGGGTTAACGACACCCCGATCACCCGCGACGAACTCGCCGCCCGAATGGCCCAGATCGCGCCGGCGGTCCGCGCCCTCGAAGCCGGCCCGTGGCCGCCGCCGACGTTTTTCGAGATCAGCACTGCCCTCGGGTTTCTGCACTTCGTCAGCCGCCGGGTCGATTTCGCGGTGGTCGAGGTCGGCCTCGGTGGGCGGTTCGATTCCACGAACGTCTGCCATCCGCTTGTGTCCGTCATCACCTCGATCGGCTTCGACCACACGGCACAACTCGGCTCCACCCTCGAAGCGATCGCGTACCAGAAAGCCGGCATCATCAAACGCCGGGTTCCGGTCGTGGTCGGCGTCACGCAACCCGGGCCGCGCGCCGTCATCGAGCATGTGGCCGACGAAACTGGCAGTCGTATGGTGCAGTTGGGCCGCGATTTCCAATACGAGTACAAACCGGGACCAGTCATCGATGGGCAAGAGCCACGAGGGCTGGGGGCTGTTCGCGTTTCCCAGGAGGGCCGTGATGGTCCGACTTACGAACTCGGTCTGTTGGGCGAACACCAGGCCGCCAACGCGGCTGTTGCCGTCGCCACGCTCGAAGAACTCCGCCGGGAGGGCGTGCCGATTCCCGATACCGCCATCGCCCGCGGCCTGCGTGACGTGAAGTGGCCGGCACGGATCGAATTGGTCTGTGCGCGGCCGGTCGTAATCCTCGACTCGGCCCACAACGTCCCCTCGGCCGAAGCGCTGGTCGCCACACTTAGACAGTCGGTGCCCGTCCCGGGCCGCAAGGTGGTCGTGTTCGCGGTCTCGTCGGACAAGCAGTTCGCGGACATCCTGCGCCTTCTCGGCGGCTATTTCGACCACTTTTACCTGACGCGGTACGGCAACAACCCGCGGTGCGTCGCGCCGGAGCAGCTCGTCTCCACCCTGCAAGCCGTCGCGCCGGGGCGGTCCGCCAGTGTACATCCGACGGCCCACGAAGCCTGGCACGCGGCTCGAAGTGCCGCGGGGCCGGACGACCTGGTCTGTGTGACCGGCTCGGTCTTCCTCGCCGGGGAGTTGCAAGACGCCGTGCGGGAAAGCCAGCCGGCCGGGCGGTAA
- a CDS encoding ABC transporter permease has translation MLQHLKAVWLFRHFWLSLVKMDLRSRYRRSVLGIGWSVMHPVLMSVVLVVGFGHVMMANKYLEYGAYLLCGLCVWDFIRGSVVGGCTSLISNEAYIRQCPLPYGIYTLRTVLGTGVHFLITLTVVVVLTAFLTGTANSFLGLRFVLPTLPFVFLFCWGAATVMAFITPYFHDMKHLIEVAAQFFFFVTPIMLPFKGLPPWLQEFEQYNPVHIYLELIRAPLLSGEAPSLALYGQGITLGVVVAGLGACMIAWLQKKIIFEL, from the coding sequence ATGCTTCAGCACCTGAAAGCGGTTTGGCTGTTCCGTCACTTTTGGCTGTCGCTGGTCAAGATGGACCTGCGCTCCCGATACCGGCGGTCCGTCCTCGGCATCGGGTGGTCGGTCATGCACCCGGTCCTGATGAGCGTGGTGCTGGTCGTCGGCTTCGGCCACGTCATGATGGCGAACAAGTACCTCGAATACGGGGCCTACCTCCTTTGCGGCTTGTGCGTGTGGGACTTCATCCGCGGGTCGGTGGTCGGCGGGTGTACGTCACTGATCTCTAACGAGGCGTACATCCGCCAGTGCCCACTCCCGTACGGGATTTACACGCTTCGGACCGTTCTCGGCACGGGCGTTCACTTTCTGATCACCCTCACCGTCGTCGTCGTCCTGACGGCGTTTCTGACCGGCACGGCGAACTCGTTCCTCGGCCTACGGTTCGTACTCCCGACCCTCCCGTTCGTGTTCCTGTTCTGTTGGGGGGCGGCCACCGTCATGGCGTTCATCACCCCGTACTTCCACGACATGAAGCACCTGATCGAGGTCGCCGCACAATTTTTCTTCTTCGTGACCCCGATCATGCTGCCGTTCAAAGGTCTCCCGCCCTGGTTGCAGGAGTTCGAGCAGTACAACCCCGTCCACATTTACCTGGAACTCATCCGGGCTCCCCTCCTCTCCGGCGAGGCTCCGTCCCTGGCACTGTACGGGCAAGGGATCACACTCGGGGTCGTCGTTGCCGGCCTGGGGGCGTGCATGATCGCGTGGCTCCAGAAAAAGATCATTTTCGAGCTGTGA